A window of the Lolium perenne isolate Kyuss_39 chromosome 7, Kyuss_2.0, whole genome shotgun sequence genome harbors these coding sequences:
- the LOC139833885 gene encoding calcium-transporting ATPase 5, plasma membrane-type-like produces the protein MYWPLAPEKLVAHFSIKIFNEFNAREPEEKNVFRGVTRNHLFMAIVGITTVLQTLIVEFLGKFFGTVRLGWKLWLLSVAIGAVSWPLAYLGKSIPVPARPFQDYFKHCFSGRRKRQDEEQGGKS, from the exons ATGTACTGGCCTTTGGCCCCAGAGAAGTTAGTTGCTCATTTCTCTATCAAGATCTTCAATGAGTTCAATGCTCGCGAGCCTGAGGAGAAGAATGTCTTCAGAGGAGTTACGAGGAACCACCTTTTCATGGCTATAGTGGGTATAACTACGGTACTTCAG ACCTTGATAGTTGAGTTTCTCGGGAAGTTCTTCGGCACTGTTAGACTTGGTTGGAAGCTGTGGCTGCTATCAGTTGCTATTGGTGCAGTAAG CTGGCCTCTGGCATATCTTGGGAAATCCATTCCGGTGCCGGCCAGACCTTTCCAGGATTACTTCAAGCATTGTTTTTCCGGGAGAAGGAAACGACAAG ATGAAGAGCAGGGCGGGAAGAGCTGA